From Portunus trituberculatus isolate SZX2019 chromosome 37, ASM1759143v1, whole genome shotgun sequence, one genomic window encodes:
- the LOC123513941 gene encoding uncharacterized protein LOC123513941 — translation MKFRSRTGKADHQQLRAMEVDTRTEINPADYFSPDASMPDPGLYRKLWYPVGMSCAGVGLTSFVNVLMRRPALSGIQRHIIAGSVGLLLGFQVDRWTRKQAAIRDNIYYNYIINHPEDFPPIERKKFSEVLENWVPAR, via the exons ttCCGTAGTCGTACTGGGAAGGCAGACCACCAACAGCTGAGAGCCATGGAAGTCGACACACGGACCGAAATTAACCCTGCTGATTACTTCAGTCCGGATGCCTCCATGCCGGATCCGGGTCTTTACAGGAAGCTCTGGTACCCTGTTGGCATGAGCTGCGCTGGTGTGGGTCTTACATCCTTCGTGAACGTGCTTATGAGGAGGCCGGCCCTCAGCG GCATTCAGCGGCACATAATTGCTGGCAGTGTAGGATTGCTGCTGGGTTTTCAAGTTGACAGATGGACAAGAAAACAGGCAGCTATCAGGGACAACATCTACTATAACTACATCATCAATCACCCTGAGGATTTTCCTCccattg agagaaagaaattcaGCGAGGTGCTTGAGAATTGGGTGCCAGCCCGCTAA
- the LOC123513940 gene encoding membrane-associated tyrosine- and threonine-specific cdc2-inhibitory kinase-like, giving the protein MYSNSGMSVSFHRPAPVFTTEERPLSTKKARGTPRFAAPPRAPVKSCPVTRIFSRINDCDGPQPVSFREDSDTSFIVQSSVYSAKKPELYFEQCYTIEEKLGAGSFGEVYRVRSKEDGSLYACKKTLLRFRGEGDRQRRMKEVQKHEKLAKHNNCVQFYRAWEERQHLYLLTELCRTSLADVAEDRHDLPESIVWEYLVDLLQAVRHLHNHKLVHMDIKPENIFIGFDGLCKLGDFGLVIDLSQGSDHEAVEGDPKYLAPELMNLEFGPPADLFSLGMTILELATDLDLPKHGDAWQKLRQGELPPAAKGVSKELQKLLLGLLHPDPKKRLTADLALSLPAIKRVLIRKGIKDALRKSVMRVKTMMTQTWFFIVFCLFFLVKPITYLWKKTPEDNLNTSKVNSSGINITTDFSDGEDLNDHSLAQPLCDLSSSSSEGSQFLSKPCVNSTPISYGKNYNFMMASPTSRSSPHSSSYDDGSPVLFRKPAPLSRSNHSFRQQMNDSGPLSSSNHDQLSPINTSNETFLITSKNLISLFNAAEFDDDD; this is encoded by the exons ATGTACAGTAACAGCGGCATGTCAGTATCTTTTCACCGTCCTGCCCCGGTTTTCACAACAGAAGAGCGTCCCCTGTCTACCAAAAAA GCCCGAGGCACACCAAGGTTTGCTGCGCCCCCAAGAGCCCCAGTCAAGAGTTGTCCAGTTACAAGAATATTTTCACGAATAAATGATTGTGATGGACCTCAGCCTGTGTCATTTCGGGAAGATTCAGACACTT CCTTCATTGTTCAGAGTTCAGTGTACAGTGCAAAGAAGCCTGAGCTGTATTTTGAACAATGTTATACCATAGAGGAAAAGCTCGGTGCTGGCTCCTTTGGGGAGGTGTATCGTGTCAGGAGCAAAGAGGATGGATCCCTGTATGCCTGTAAGAAGACGTTACTTCGATTTCGTGGTGAAGGAGACAG GCAGAGACGAATGAAGGAAGTACAGAAGCATGAGAAGTTGGCAAAGCACAATAACTGTGTACAATTCTACCGTGCATGGGAGGAGCGGCAACACCTCTACCTTCTAACTGAATTGTGCAGAACATCCTTGGCTGATGTAGCAGAAGACAGACATGATCTCCCAGAGTCCATTGTGTGGGAGTACTTGGTGGATTTGCTACAG GCTGTAAGGCATTTACACAACCATAAACTTGTTCACATGGACATCAAGCCTGAGAACATTTTTATTGGCTTTGATGGGCTGTGTAAGCTGGGTGACTTTGGTCTAGTCATTGATTTATCACAG GGTTCTGATCATGAAGCTGTGGAAGGAGATCCAAAGTATTTAGCACCAGAGCTTATGAATTTGGAATTTGGTCCCCCTGCTGATCTCTTCAGCTTAGGGATGACCATTCTGGAATTAGCCACAGACCTTGACCTTCCAAAGCATGGAGATGCTTGGCAAAAGCTCAGACAGGGTGAGCTTCCTCCTGCAGCCAAAG GTGTTTCTAAGGAACTTCAGAAATTGTTGCTTGGTCTGCTACATCCAGATCCAAAGAAGAGGTTGACGGCTgaccttgctctctcacttcCAGCGATTAAAAGAGTTCTCATTCGCAAGGGCATTAAGGATGCCTTAAGGAAATCG GTGATGAGAGTCAAGACAATGATGACACAGACTTGGTTCTTCATTGTCTTCTGTTTGTTCTTCTTGGTAAAGCCAATTACTTATCTATGGAAGAAGACACCAGAAGATAACTTAAACACTTCAAAAGTGAATAGTTCTGGAATTAATATAACTACAGACTTCTCAGATG GTGAAGATCTGAATGACCACAGTCTTGCCCAACCTCTGTGTGACCTTTcctcatctagcagtgagggaTCCCAGTTTCTTAGCAAGCCCTGTGTGAACTCTACTCCAATCAGCTATGGAAAAAATTATAACTTTATGATGGCCTCACCAACCAGCAGAAGCAG cCCACACTCAAGTTCGTATGATGATGGAAGCCCAGTTCTGTTCCGCAAACCTGCCCCACTTTCCCGAAGTAACCATTCCTTTAGACAGCAAATGAATGATAGTGGACCTCTTTCCTCATCCAACCATGACCAGCTTAGTCCCATTAATACGAGTAATGAGACATTCCTTATTACTTCAAAAAACCTTATTTCCTTGTTCAATGCTGCAgaatttgatgatgatgattga